In Carya illinoinensis cultivar Pawnee chromosome 7, C.illinoinensisPawnee_v1, whole genome shotgun sequence, the following are encoded in one genomic region:
- the LOC122314998 gene encoding disease resistance protein RPV1-like isoform X3: MASTSTQTASSSSSPSEHGWENEVFLSFYGKDTRMGFTDHLYADLTRKGIIAFRDDEKLQRGENISEELLKAIQESLYAIVVMSRNFAFSKWCLMELAEIVKCMGEKRLTVYPIFYHVNPSDVRNQTGTFEKAFSMHEESLKVDKEKMQTWRDALTALGKISGWHLHDSYESPLIQEITGKIFIGLNCRLSSDYKKLVGIDSSVKEMMNLLGIGLDDVRFIGIHGMSGIGKTTLARVIYERVSCQFKARSFITCGREETKNGGLVYLQKQLLSMITGEEINVWDNGDGINVIRKRLHRRKVFVILDDVDSEKQLEGLAGSHDWFGIGSRIIITSKDGHLLKRHVSGIYKVKELNDDEALQLFSLSAFKKPHPTENYVDMSKYFVNYAQGLPLALKVLGSFLFGRTQSAWKSAWDQLQENPSKEILDVLQIGFDGLEYLQKKLFLDIACFFEGEKLDTKLMDVLESFGYYPGINLDVLMDKSLITISYGKLLMHDLLRKIGREIVRRECPEDPGRRTRLWCYEDILRVLKSKNGNEPVEGIVLNLPFQKSEKLRAEALSKMTKLRIFKIDHHCFYGNSSAIEWNGDPLKSLSSNELRVIELVRYPLKSFPSNFQSDDLIDLCMRDSQVKQLWKGSKQSLGSLKRIDLSWSKSLIETPDFSGSPNLETLNFSWCRSLSKVHPSIGVLKRLKLLDLNSCGSLKSLPDKINLKSLEKISLYYCSRLEKFPDIVGDMTSLKEVTLGYTAIKELPLSFKNLSGISEGLFLDGCKNLSIFPSVIYSLSSLTKLDLRNCRRLEKFPDLSSMECLESLGLEKTAITQLPSPSLRPKNIKELHLSGCKVQNTIHMAFMLNIKVRATVYCMV; encoded by the exons ATGGCGTCCACGAGCACTCAaacagcctcctcctcttcctcgccGTCAGAGCATGGGTGGGAAAACGAGGTTTTCCTCAGTTTCTACGGCAAAGACACCCGCATGGGTTTTACGGACCATCTGTACGCCGATTTGACACGGAAAGGCATTATCGCCTTTAGAGATGATGAAAAACTTCAACGAGGAGAAAATATTTCTGAAGAACTCTTGAAAGCAATACAAGAATCTTTGTACGCAATTGTCGTCATGTCAAGAAACTTCGCCTTTTCCAAATGGTGCTTGATGGAACTTGCCGAGATCGTCAAATGCATGGGAGAAAAGAGGTTGACGGTTTATCCCATATTCTACCATGTGAATCCCTCCGACGTACGAAATCAAACGGGAACTTTTGAAAAAGCTTTTTCTATGCATGAAGAAAGCCTAAAGGTTGACAAGGAGAAGATGCAAACATGGAGAGATGCTTTGACAGCACTGGGGAAGATCTCCGGATGGCACTTGCATGATAG CTACGAATCACCACTTATCCAAGAAATCACCGGGAAGATATTTATTGGATTGAATTGTAGATTATCAAGTGATTACAAGAAACTTGTTGGAATAGACTCTAGTGTCAAGGAAATGATGAACTTACTTGGTATAGGGTTGGATGATGTTCGCTTTATAGGAATTCATGGGATGAGTGGAATCGGCAAGACTACTCTGGCAAGAGTCATTTATGAAAGAGTTTCCTGTCAATTTAAAGCTAGGAGCTTTATTACTTGTGGTAGAGAAGAAACTAAAAATGGTGGTCTAGTTTACTTACAAAAACAACTTCTTTCTATGATCACGGGAGAAGAAATAAATGTATGGGACAATGGTGATGGAATCAATGTGATAAGGAAAAGACTACATAGAAGAAAGGTTTTTGTTATCCTTGATGACGTGGATAGTGAAAAACAACTAGAAGGATTAGCAGGGAGTCACGATTGGTTTGGTATAGGAAGTAGAATCATTATAACAAGCAAAGATGGTCATTTATTGAAAAGACATGTGAGTGGTATCTATAAGGTTAAGGAGTTGAATGATGATGAAGCTTTGCAACTCTTTAGTTTGTCAGCTTTCAAGAAACCCCATCCTACAGAAAACTATGTGGATATGTCCAAGTACTTCGTGAATTATGCTCAAGGCCTTCCTTTAGCTCTTAAAGTTTTGGGTTCCTTCTTGTTTGGTAGAACACAAAGTGCATGGAAAAGTGCTTGggatcaattacaagaaaaTCCTAGTAAGGAAATTTTGGATGTACTTCAGATAGGTTTTGATGGACTGGAGTATTTGCAGAAAAAGTTATTCTTGGATATCGCATGTTTCTTTGAAGGAGAGAAGCTTGATACTAAATTAATGGATGTATTAGAAAGTTTCGGTTACTATCCAGGCATCAACCTTGATGTTCTCATGGACAAGTCCCTCATAACCATCTCATATGGGAAGTTGTTGATGCATGATTTGCTACGAAAAATAGGTCGGGAAATAGTTCGTCGTGAGTGTCCCGAAGATCCCGGTCGACGTACTAGATTGTGGTGTTATGAGGACATCCTTCGTGTATTAAAGAGTAAAAAC GGAAACGAACCAGTTGAAGGCATAGTCCTAAACTTACCTTttcaaaaaagtgaaaaattgaGAGCCGAAGCCCTCTCAAAGATGACAAAGTTGAGGATTTTTAAGATTGACCATCACTGCTTTTATGGCAACTCATCAGCAATTGAATGGAATGGAGATCCTTTAAAATCCTTGTCATCCAACGAGTTGCGAGTCATAGAATTAGTTCGGTATCCTTTGAAATCCTTTCCGAGCAATTTCCAATCCGATGATCTGATTGATCTCTGCATGCGTGATAGCCAAGTTAAACAATTATGGAAGGGATCTAAG CAGAGTTTAGGAAGCTTGAAACGCATTGACCTGAGTTGGTCCAAAAGCCTGATCGAGACACCAGATTTCAGCGGAAGCCCAAATCTTGAGACACTAAACTTTTCATGGTGTAGAAGTTTGTCTAAGGTCCACCCATCCATTGGAGTTCTCAAACGGCTTAAATTGCTGGATTTAAATTCCTGCGGAAGTCTTAAAAGCCTTCCAgacaaaatcaatttaaaatctcttgaaaaaatttctctttattattGTTCAAGACTTGAGAAGTTTCCAGATATTGTGGGAGATATGACATCTTTGAAGGAAGTTACTTTGGGTTATACTGCCATAAAAGAATTGCCGTTATCATTTAAGAATTTATCCGGCATTTCTGAAGGATTGTTTTTAGATGGCTGCAAAAACCTTTCGATTTTCCCCAGTGTTATATATAGTTTGTCATCTCTTACAAAACTGGATTTACGCAACTGCCGAAGACTAGAGAAATTTCCAGACTTGAGTAGCATGGAATGTCTGGAATCGCTTGGATTGGAGAAAACTGCTATAACACAATTGCCATCCCCCAGTCTACGTCCAAAGAACATCAAAGAATTACACCTTAGTGGATGCAAAG TACAAAATACTATTCACATGGCATTTATGCTGAATATAAAGGTGAGGGCGACAGTATATTGCATGGTCTAG
- the LOC122314998 gene encoding disease resistance protein RPV1-like isoform X1, with protein sequence MASTSTQTASSSSSPSEHGWENEVFLSFYGKDTRMGFTDHLYADLTRKGIIAFRDDEKLQRGENISEELLKAIQESLYAIVVMSRNFAFSKWCLMELAEIVKCMGEKRLTVYPIFYHVNPSDVRNQTGTFEKAFSMHEESLKVDKEKMQTWRDALTALGKISGWHLHDSYESPLIQEITGKIFIGLNCRLSSDYKKLVGIDSSVKEMMNLLGIGLDDVRFIGIHGMSGIGKTTLARVIYERVSCQFKARSFITCGREETKNGGLVYLQKQLLSMITGEEINVWDNGDGINVIRKRLHRRKVFVILDDVDSEKQLEGLAGSHDWFGIGSRIIITSKDGHLLKRHVSGIYKVKELNDDEALQLFSLSAFKKPHPTENYVDMSKYFVNYAQGLPLALKVLGSFLFGRTQSAWKSAWDQLQENPSKEILDVLQIGFDGLEYLQKKLFLDIACFFEGEKLDTKLMDVLESFGYYPGINLDVLMDKSLITISYGKLLMHDLLRKIGREIVRRECPEDPGRRTRLWCYEDILRVLKSKNGNEPVEGIVLNLPFQKSEKLRAEALSKMTKLRIFKIDHHCFYGNSSAIEWNGDPLKSLSSNELRVIELVRYPLKSFPSNFQSDDLIDLCMRDSQVKQLWKGSKQSLGSLKRIDLSWSKSLIETPDFSGSPNLETLNFSWCRSLSKVHPSIGVLKRLKLLDLNSCGSLKSLPDKINLKSLEKISLYYCSRLEKFPDIVGDMTSLKEVTLGYTAIKELPLSFKNLSGISEGLFLDGCKNLSIFPSVIYSLSSLTKLDLRNCRRLEKFPDLSSMECLESLGLEKTAITQLPSPSLRPKNIKELHLSGCKGLPPKSRDSRLHLYPSKKSSDPICVSFLSYCSTKYYSHGIYAEYKGEGDSILHGLGISLRALDNPLMYDYDILYGWSLVHGIPKWFDNRSPGFSVKLELHNSKWKGCALFILYEVHDQTENSYYRIFESEFGPYIWFMFNFETDEDPVKRSVSIRAPQVSFVGAIGFWVYISAQWFSERWNNLDGWSYIKTSITTQNVNRGWSGEIEVKECGVRLICSHDASQTFYNSIGPLGFELEFMETGSRGVEPLNIIDLVKEI encoded by the exons ATGGCGTCCACGAGCACTCAaacagcctcctcctcttcctcgccGTCAGAGCATGGGTGGGAAAACGAGGTTTTCCTCAGTTTCTACGGCAAAGACACCCGCATGGGTTTTACGGACCATCTGTACGCCGATTTGACACGGAAAGGCATTATCGCCTTTAGAGATGATGAAAAACTTCAACGAGGAGAAAATATTTCTGAAGAACTCTTGAAAGCAATACAAGAATCTTTGTACGCAATTGTCGTCATGTCAAGAAACTTCGCCTTTTCCAAATGGTGCTTGATGGAACTTGCCGAGATCGTCAAATGCATGGGAGAAAAGAGGTTGACGGTTTATCCCATATTCTACCATGTGAATCCCTCCGACGTACGAAATCAAACGGGAACTTTTGAAAAAGCTTTTTCTATGCATGAAGAAAGCCTAAAGGTTGACAAGGAGAAGATGCAAACATGGAGAGATGCTTTGACAGCACTGGGGAAGATCTCCGGATGGCACTTGCATGATAG CTACGAATCACCACTTATCCAAGAAATCACCGGGAAGATATTTATTGGATTGAATTGTAGATTATCAAGTGATTACAAGAAACTTGTTGGAATAGACTCTAGTGTCAAGGAAATGATGAACTTACTTGGTATAGGGTTGGATGATGTTCGCTTTATAGGAATTCATGGGATGAGTGGAATCGGCAAGACTACTCTGGCAAGAGTCATTTATGAAAGAGTTTCCTGTCAATTTAAAGCTAGGAGCTTTATTACTTGTGGTAGAGAAGAAACTAAAAATGGTGGTCTAGTTTACTTACAAAAACAACTTCTTTCTATGATCACGGGAGAAGAAATAAATGTATGGGACAATGGTGATGGAATCAATGTGATAAGGAAAAGACTACATAGAAGAAAGGTTTTTGTTATCCTTGATGACGTGGATAGTGAAAAACAACTAGAAGGATTAGCAGGGAGTCACGATTGGTTTGGTATAGGAAGTAGAATCATTATAACAAGCAAAGATGGTCATTTATTGAAAAGACATGTGAGTGGTATCTATAAGGTTAAGGAGTTGAATGATGATGAAGCTTTGCAACTCTTTAGTTTGTCAGCTTTCAAGAAACCCCATCCTACAGAAAACTATGTGGATATGTCCAAGTACTTCGTGAATTATGCTCAAGGCCTTCCTTTAGCTCTTAAAGTTTTGGGTTCCTTCTTGTTTGGTAGAACACAAAGTGCATGGAAAAGTGCTTGggatcaattacaagaaaaTCCTAGTAAGGAAATTTTGGATGTACTTCAGATAGGTTTTGATGGACTGGAGTATTTGCAGAAAAAGTTATTCTTGGATATCGCATGTTTCTTTGAAGGAGAGAAGCTTGATACTAAATTAATGGATGTATTAGAAAGTTTCGGTTACTATCCAGGCATCAACCTTGATGTTCTCATGGACAAGTCCCTCATAACCATCTCATATGGGAAGTTGTTGATGCATGATTTGCTACGAAAAATAGGTCGGGAAATAGTTCGTCGTGAGTGTCCCGAAGATCCCGGTCGACGTACTAGATTGTGGTGTTATGAGGACATCCTTCGTGTATTAAAGAGTAAAAAC GGAAACGAACCAGTTGAAGGCATAGTCCTAAACTTACCTTttcaaaaaagtgaaaaattgaGAGCCGAAGCCCTCTCAAAGATGACAAAGTTGAGGATTTTTAAGATTGACCATCACTGCTTTTATGGCAACTCATCAGCAATTGAATGGAATGGAGATCCTTTAAAATCCTTGTCATCCAACGAGTTGCGAGTCATAGAATTAGTTCGGTATCCTTTGAAATCCTTTCCGAGCAATTTCCAATCCGATGATCTGATTGATCTCTGCATGCGTGATAGCCAAGTTAAACAATTATGGAAGGGATCTAAG CAGAGTTTAGGAAGCTTGAAACGCATTGACCTGAGTTGGTCCAAAAGCCTGATCGAGACACCAGATTTCAGCGGAAGCCCAAATCTTGAGACACTAAACTTTTCATGGTGTAGAAGTTTGTCTAAGGTCCACCCATCCATTGGAGTTCTCAAACGGCTTAAATTGCTGGATTTAAATTCCTGCGGAAGTCTTAAAAGCCTTCCAgacaaaatcaatttaaaatctcttgaaaaaatttctctttattattGTTCAAGACTTGAGAAGTTTCCAGATATTGTGGGAGATATGACATCTTTGAAGGAAGTTACTTTGGGTTATACTGCCATAAAAGAATTGCCGTTATCATTTAAGAATTTATCCGGCATTTCTGAAGGATTGTTTTTAGATGGCTGCAAAAACCTTTCGATTTTCCCCAGTGTTATATATAGTTTGTCATCTCTTACAAAACTGGATTTACGCAACTGCCGAAGACTAGAGAAATTTCCAGACTTGAGTAGCATGGAATGTCTGGAATCGCTTGGATTGGAGAAAACTGCTATAACACAATTGCCATCCCCCAGTCTACGTCCAAAGAACATCAAAGAATTACACCTTAGTGGATGCAAAGGTTTGCCACCTAAATCAAGAGATTCGCGGTTACATCTATACCCGTCAAAAAAAAGCTCAGATCCCATCTGTGTCTCTTTTTTATCATATTGCAGTACAAAATACTATTCACATGGCATTTATGCTGAATATAAAGGTGAGGGCGACAGTATATTGCATGGTCTAGGAATTTCTTTGCGGGCTTTAGACAATCCATTGATGTATGACTATGAT ATTCTATATGGCTGGTCGTTGGTACATGGAATCCCAAAGTGGTTTGACAATAGAAGTCCCGGTTTCTCTGTAAAACTTGAGTTGCACAATAGTAAGTGGAAGGGATGTGCTTTGTTCATTCTTTATGAAGTCCATGACCAGACAGAGAATTCGTATTATAGGATTTTTGAGTCTGAGTTTGGTCCCTACATCtggtttatgtttaattttgaaACCGATGAAGATCCTGTAAAAAGATCCGTTTCCATTCGAGCCCCTCAAGTCTCTTTTGTTGGGGCGATTGGGTTTTGGGTGTACATATCAGCACAGTGGTTTTCAGAACGATGGAATAATTTGGATGGATGGAGCTACATTAAAACTTCGATTACAACACAAAATGTTAATCGTGGTTGGAGTGGCGAGATTGAGGTGAAAGAGTGTGGGGTGCGTCTTATATGTTCGCATGATGCTTCACAAACGTTCTACAATAGCATTGGTCCCCTTGGTTTCGAATTGGAATTCATGGAAACGGGTAGCCGTGGCGTGGAGCCCCTCAATATCATTGACCTTGTCAaggaaatttaa
- the LOC122314998 gene encoding disease resistance protein RPV1-like isoform X2 has translation MASTSTQTASSSSSPSEHGWENEVFLSFYGKDTRMGFTDHLYADLTRKGIIAFRDDEKLQRGENISEELLKAIQESLYAIVVMSRNFAFSKWCLMELAEIVKCMGEKRLTVYPIFYHVNPSDVRNQTGTFEKAFSMHEESLKVDKEKMQTWRDALTALGKISGWHLHDSYESPLIQEITGKIFIGLNCRLSSDYKKLVGIDSSVKEMMNLLGIGLDDVRFIGIHGMSGIGKTTLARVIYERVSCQFKARSFITCGREETKNGGLVYLQKQLLSMITGEEINVWDNGDGINVIRKRLHRRKVFVILDDVDSEKQLEGLAGSHDWFGIGSRIIITSKDGHLLKRHVSGIYKVKELNDDEALQLFSLSAFKKPHPTENYVDMSKYFVNYAQGLPLALKVLGSFLFGRTQSAWKSAWDQLQENPSKEILDVLQIGFDGLEYLQKKLFLDIACFFEGEKLDTKLMDVLESFGYYPGINLDVLMDKSLITISYGKLLMHDLLRKIGREIVRRECPEDPGRRTRLWCYEDILRVLKSKNGNEPVEGIVLNLPFQKSEKLRAEALSKMTKLRIFKIDHHCFYGNSSAIEWNGDPLKSLSSNELRVIELVRYPLKSFPSNFQSDDLIDLCMRDSQVKQLWKGSKSLGSLKRIDLSWSKSLIETPDFSGSPNLETLNFSWCRSLSKVHPSIGVLKRLKLLDLNSCGSLKSLPDKINLKSLEKISLYYCSRLEKFPDIVGDMTSLKEVTLGYTAIKELPLSFKNLSGISEGLFLDGCKNLSIFPSVIYSLSSLTKLDLRNCRRLEKFPDLSSMECLESLGLEKTAITQLPSPSLRPKNIKELHLSGCKGLPPKSRDSRLHLYPSKKSSDPICVSFLSYCSTKYYSHGIYAEYKGEGDSILHGLGISLRALDNPLMYDYDILYGWSLVHGIPKWFDNRSPGFSVKLELHNSKWKGCALFILYEVHDQTENSYYRIFESEFGPYIWFMFNFETDEDPVKRSVSIRAPQVSFVGAIGFWVYISAQWFSERWNNLDGWSYIKTSITTQNVNRGWSGEIEVKECGVRLICSHDASQTFYNSIGPLGFELEFMETGSRGVEPLNIIDLVKEI, from the exons ATGGCGTCCACGAGCACTCAaacagcctcctcctcttcctcgccGTCAGAGCATGGGTGGGAAAACGAGGTTTTCCTCAGTTTCTACGGCAAAGACACCCGCATGGGTTTTACGGACCATCTGTACGCCGATTTGACACGGAAAGGCATTATCGCCTTTAGAGATGATGAAAAACTTCAACGAGGAGAAAATATTTCTGAAGAACTCTTGAAAGCAATACAAGAATCTTTGTACGCAATTGTCGTCATGTCAAGAAACTTCGCCTTTTCCAAATGGTGCTTGATGGAACTTGCCGAGATCGTCAAATGCATGGGAGAAAAGAGGTTGACGGTTTATCCCATATTCTACCATGTGAATCCCTCCGACGTACGAAATCAAACGGGAACTTTTGAAAAAGCTTTTTCTATGCATGAAGAAAGCCTAAAGGTTGACAAGGAGAAGATGCAAACATGGAGAGATGCTTTGACAGCACTGGGGAAGATCTCCGGATGGCACTTGCATGATAG CTACGAATCACCACTTATCCAAGAAATCACCGGGAAGATATTTATTGGATTGAATTGTAGATTATCAAGTGATTACAAGAAACTTGTTGGAATAGACTCTAGTGTCAAGGAAATGATGAACTTACTTGGTATAGGGTTGGATGATGTTCGCTTTATAGGAATTCATGGGATGAGTGGAATCGGCAAGACTACTCTGGCAAGAGTCATTTATGAAAGAGTTTCCTGTCAATTTAAAGCTAGGAGCTTTATTACTTGTGGTAGAGAAGAAACTAAAAATGGTGGTCTAGTTTACTTACAAAAACAACTTCTTTCTATGATCACGGGAGAAGAAATAAATGTATGGGACAATGGTGATGGAATCAATGTGATAAGGAAAAGACTACATAGAAGAAAGGTTTTTGTTATCCTTGATGACGTGGATAGTGAAAAACAACTAGAAGGATTAGCAGGGAGTCACGATTGGTTTGGTATAGGAAGTAGAATCATTATAACAAGCAAAGATGGTCATTTATTGAAAAGACATGTGAGTGGTATCTATAAGGTTAAGGAGTTGAATGATGATGAAGCTTTGCAACTCTTTAGTTTGTCAGCTTTCAAGAAACCCCATCCTACAGAAAACTATGTGGATATGTCCAAGTACTTCGTGAATTATGCTCAAGGCCTTCCTTTAGCTCTTAAAGTTTTGGGTTCCTTCTTGTTTGGTAGAACACAAAGTGCATGGAAAAGTGCTTGggatcaattacaagaaaaTCCTAGTAAGGAAATTTTGGATGTACTTCAGATAGGTTTTGATGGACTGGAGTATTTGCAGAAAAAGTTATTCTTGGATATCGCATGTTTCTTTGAAGGAGAGAAGCTTGATACTAAATTAATGGATGTATTAGAAAGTTTCGGTTACTATCCAGGCATCAACCTTGATGTTCTCATGGACAAGTCCCTCATAACCATCTCATATGGGAAGTTGTTGATGCATGATTTGCTACGAAAAATAGGTCGGGAAATAGTTCGTCGTGAGTGTCCCGAAGATCCCGGTCGACGTACTAGATTGTGGTGTTATGAGGACATCCTTCGTGTATTAAAGAGTAAAAAC GGAAACGAACCAGTTGAAGGCATAGTCCTAAACTTACCTTttcaaaaaagtgaaaaattgaGAGCCGAAGCCCTCTCAAAGATGACAAAGTTGAGGATTTTTAAGATTGACCATCACTGCTTTTATGGCAACTCATCAGCAATTGAATGGAATGGAGATCCTTTAAAATCCTTGTCATCCAACGAGTTGCGAGTCATAGAATTAGTTCGGTATCCTTTGAAATCCTTTCCGAGCAATTTCCAATCCGATGATCTGATTGATCTCTGCATGCGTGATAGCCAAGTTAAACAATTATGGAAGGGATCTAAG AGTTTAGGAAGCTTGAAACGCATTGACCTGAGTTGGTCCAAAAGCCTGATCGAGACACCAGATTTCAGCGGAAGCCCAAATCTTGAGACACTAAACTTTTCATGGTGTAGAAGTTTGTCTAAGGTCCACCCATCCATTGGAGTTCTCAAACGGCTTAAATTGCTGGATTTAAATTCCTGCGGAAGTCTTAAAAGCCTTCCAgacaaaatcaatttaaaatctcttgaaaaaatttctctttattattGTTCAAGACTTGAGAAGTTTCCAGATATTGTGGGAGATATGACATCTTTGAAGGAAGTTACTTTGGGTTATACTGCCATAAAAGAATTGCCGTTATCATTTAAGAATTTATCCGGCATTTCTGAAGGATTGTTTTTAGATGGCTGCAAAAACCTTTCGATTTTCCCCAGTGTTATATATAGTTTGTCATCTCTTACAAAACTGGATTTACGCAACTGCCGAAGACTAGAGAAATTTCCAGACTTGAGTAGCATGGAATGTCTGGAATCGCTTGGATTGGAGAAAACTGCTATAACACAATTGCCATCCCCCAGTCTACGTCCAAAGAACATCAAAGAATTACACCTTAGTGGATGCAAAGGTTTGCCACCTAAATCAAGAGATTCGCGGTTACATCTATACCCGTCAAAAAAAAGCTCAGATCCCATCTGTGTCTCTTTTTTATCATATTGCAGTACAAAATACTATTCACATGGCATTTATGCTGAATATAAAGGTGAGGGCGACAGTATATTGCATGGTCTAGGAATTTCTTTGCGGGCTTTAGACAATCCATTGATGTATGACTATGAT ATTCTATATGGCTGGTCGTTGGTACATGGAATCCCAAAGTGGTTTGACAATAGAAGTCCCGGTTTCTCTGTAAAACTTGAGTTGCACAATAGTAAGTGGAAGGGATGTGCTTTGTTCATTCTTTATGAAGTCCATGACCAGACAGAGAATTCGTATTATAGGATTTTTGAGTCTGAGTTTGGTCCCTACATCtggtttatgtttaattttgaaACCGATGAAGATCCTGTAAAAAGATCCGTTTCCATTCGAGCCCCTCAAGTCTCTTTTGTTGGGGCGATTGGGTTTTGGGTGTACATATCAGCACAGTGGTTTTCAGAACGATGGAATAATTTGGATGGATGGAGCTACATTAAAACTTCGATTACAACACAAAATGTTAATCGTGGTTGGAGTGGCGAGATTGAGGTGAAAGAGTGTGGGGTGCGTCTTATATGTTCGCATGATGCTTCACAAACGTTCTACAATAGCATTGGTCCCCTTGGTTTCGAATTGGAATTCATGGAAACGGGTAGCCGTGGCGTGGAGCCCCTCAATATCATTGACCTTGTCAaggaaatttaa